The Herbiconiux sp. SALV-R1 nucleotide sequence CCGCATCGTCGACACCCGCAACGAGATGAACGCCGGGCACGCGGCCGAGGGGTACGCCCGGGCCGGACATCGCCTGGGCGTCGCGCTGCTCACCGCGGGGGGCGGCTTCACGAACGCGGTCACCTCGATCGCCAACGCCCACCTCGACCGCACCCCGGTGCTCTACATCGCCGCTTCAGGGCCGCTCGGCGTCGATGAGACGAATACGCTGCAGGCCGGGATCGACCAGGTCGCCATCGCTACGCCGATCACGAAGTGGGCGCACCGCGTGACCCGGGTCGAGCTCCTCCCGCGCCTCATCGCACAGGCCATCCGCATCGCCACACACGGCCCGCGCGGGCCGGTGCTGCTCGACATCCCCTGGGACGTGCTGACCGCCACGGTCGACGACGCTCTCGCCGACGGGGTGGAGGAGCTGGGCGCCCACGCTCTGACCGCCGCCCTGGGCGCGGATGCGGTCGAGCGCATCCTCGACGGACTCGCCGGAGCAGAGCGGCCGGTCTTCATCGCCGGTTCCGAACTCACCAGGGGTGACGGTGGTGCGGCTCTCCGCCGGCTCGCCGAGATCACCGGAACGCCGCTCTTCTCCGACACCGAGGCGCTCGGCGCCATCCGGGAGAGCCCGCTGTCGTTCGGTCTGTTGCAGGGACTGTTCGGCCTCGACGAAGCGGAACGACCCGACCGGGTGGTGCTCTTCGGGCTGCGGTTCGGGCTCGCAACAGCGCACGGCTCGGGCATTCTCATTCCCCGCGACGCCGCCGTGGTGCAGATCGACAGCGACGCCCGCGAGCTCGGCCGACTGCAGCCGATCGAACTCGGTGCCGTGGGCGACCCTGCTGCCGCCGCCGAGGAACTCGCTCGAGCCGCCCTCACCTGGGCGGCGGGTTGGCCGGATCGCTCGCGGTGGCAGGAGCGCCTGCGCGAGCTCGTCGACGGTCGCTTCGAGAGCGTGACGGCCCAGGCGGTGCGTGACGACCGCATCCACCCCATGGATGCGGTGACGGCCATCGCGGAGACCGTGCCCGCCGGATCGGTGGTCGTCGCCGACGGTGCACTGACCTATCTCTGGCTGTCGGAGACCATCTCGCGCGCACCCGTCGCCGACTACCTCTGCCACGGCTACCTGGGATCGATGGGGGTCGGGGTGGGAACGGCCCTCGGGGCCCAGGCTGCCGATGTCACCCGCCCGGTGGTGCTGGTGACCGGTGACGGGGCGGTCGGCTACAGTCTCGGCGAATTCGATTCGATGGTGCGGGCCGGGCTACCGGTCGTGGTGGTGGTGCTGAACAATCGCGCCTGGGGCGCCACGCTTCACGCGCAGGAACTCATACTGGGACCGGATCGTGTGGTGAACAATCGCCTCGAGAACGGTTCCTACAGCGGGGTGGCACGTGCTCTTGGAGCCGACAGCATCGATGTCAGCGACATCGCCGACCTCGCGCCCACTCTGCGGGAAGCGCTCGCTTCCGGCAGGCCCACCTGCATCGAGGTGCACGTCAGCCTCGCTCCGGTGCCGCCGGAGGAGAACGTCATCATGGGCGGCAAGCCGTTCTGACACGGAAGGAGACAGCATGCTCTTCGATTTCGGACAGCCGACGGACGGTGTCATTCAGCTGGCGTTCGTCGTTCCCGACCTCGAGCAGGCCATGGCGGAGTACTCCGCACGTCTGTCGATCGGGCCGTGGACAGTGTTCCGCGACTTCGCAGGTCACGACCCGCGGTATCACGGCGAACCGACCGAGGCCGTCGCGCACGTCGCGCTCGGCTTCGGGGGTCACCTGCAGTACGAGCTCATCCAGCCGGCCGATGACCTGCCCTCCGTGCACCGCGACGTCATCGCGGACCGCGGCTACGGCTTCCACCACTTCGGCGTCGCGACCACGACCTTCGACGCTTCGGTGGCGGAGTACGTCGCGCGCGGCTACCCCGTGGTGTTCAGCGCCTCGGTCGACCCTCAGTCGCGCGTCGCCTATTTCGACACTCGCGACGTGCTGCCCGGCATGACCGAGCTGATCGAGGCGAGCGAGTCGACCGAGCGGGCCTTCACCCGGATGTTCGCGGCATCCGCCAGCCGTCAGCTCTCCGTCTGAACACCGAGGTAGCTGCCGCGCAGCTCGTCGAGGGAGGCGGAGATCTGTGCGGCGGTTCCCTCGCGCACGATGCGCCCGCGTGACATGACGTAGGCCCGATCGGCGATCCCGAGGGCGAGGCGCACGTGTTGCTCCACCATCAGCACCGAGCATCCGGTGTCGGCGACGATGCGGCGGAAGACGGGGAGGATCGACTCCACGACGATCGGCGCGAGCCCGAGGCTCATCTCGTCGACGATCAGAAGGGCCGGACGAAGTGCGAGGGCGCGGGCCAAGGCGAGCATCTGCTGCTCGCCGCCCGAGAGCACCGTGGCCTTGCGGTCGAGGATGTCACCGAGCTTCGGGAAGTACTCGAGCACGCGGGCGATGTCCTCAGGGTCGCGCGACGCGACCCTGAGGTTCTCCCCGACGGTGAGGGCACCGAACAGCGACCTGTCCTCCGGCACGTGCACGATGCCCATGCGGGTGAGCGCGTCGGGGCTCTTCTTCAGCAGGTCCTGCTGCTGGAACTGCACCGAGCCCCTCATCAGCGGGATCAGTCCCGAGATGGCGAGCAGGGTCGTCGTCTTGCCGGCGCCATTGGGGCCGAGCAGACACACGATCTCTCCTCGTCGCACGGTGAGATCGACACCATGGGTGACGGGTGTGCCGCCGTACCCGACGCTCACCGAGTCGAGACGGAGGAGCTCGGCGTCTGAGTCGAGCACCGCCGGGCCGGCGGCGGGGGGAGTGGCGGGGGTGGCGTTCATGCTTCGGCCTTCTCGTCGTCGGAGGTGCTTCCCAGGTATGCCTTGATCACCGCGGGGTCGGCGGCGATCTCGGCCGGCGTGCCCTGCGCGATCTGCCGGCCGAAATCGAGCACGTAGATGCGGTCGCAGACCTCGAGCACGAGGTTCATGTCGTGGTCGACCAGGAGCACCGAGATGCCATCGGCGGCGAGGCCGCGCAGTTGCCGTCCGAGCTCGGCGCCCTCGGCGTCGTCGAGGCCCGCTCCGGGCTCGTCCATGAGCACCAGAGCCGGAGCCG carries:
- a CDS encoding thiamine pyrophosphate-binding protein: MTATGGELVIRTLERASVDVAFGINGAHVDSIYQAALDRSFRIVDTRNEMNAGHAAEGYARAGHRLGVALLTAGGGFTNAVTSIANAHLDRTPVLYIAASGPLGVDETNTLQAGIDQVAIATPITKWAHRVTRVELLPRLIAQAIRIATHGPRGPVLLDIPWDVLTATVDDALADGVEELGAHALTAALGADAVERILDGLAGAERPVFIAGSELTRGDGGAALRRLAEITGTPLFSDTEALGAIRESPLSFGLLQGLFGLDEAERPDRVVLFGLRFGLATAHGSGILIPRDAAVVQIDSDARELGRLQPIELGAVGDPAAAAEELARAALTWAAGWPDRSRWQERLRELVDGRFESVTAQAVRDDRIHPMDAVTAIAETVPAGSVVVADGALTYLWLSETISRAPVADYLCHGYLGSMGVGVGTALGAQAADVTRPVVLVTGDGAVGYSLGEFDSMVRAGLPVVVVVLNNRAWGATLHAQELILGPDRVVNNRLENGSYSGVARALGADSIDVSDIADLAPTLREALASGRPTCIEVHVSLAPVPPEENVIMGGKPF
- a CDS encoding VOC family protein, giving the protein MLFDFGQPTDGVIQLAFVVPDLEQAMAEYSARLSIGPWTVFRDFAGHDPRYHGEPTEAVAHVALGFGGHLQYELIQPADDLPSVHRDVIADRGYGFHHFGVATTTFDASVAEYVARGYPVVFSASVDPQSRVAYFDTRDVLPGMTELIEASESTERAFTRMFAASASRQLSV
- a CDS encoding ABC transporter ATP-binding protein, producing MNATPATPPAAGPAVLDSDAELLRLDSVSVGYGGTPVTHGVDLTVRRGEIVCLLGPNGAGKTTTLLAISGLIPLMRGSVQFQQQDLLKKSPDALTRMGIVHVPEDRSLFGALTVGENLRVASRDPEDIARVLEYFPKLGDILDRKATVLSGGEQQMLALARALALRPALLIVDEMSLGLAPIVVESILPVFRRIVADTGCSVLMVEQHVRLALGIADRAYVMSRGRIVREGTAAQISASLDELRGSYLGVQTES